One Terriglobales bacterium genomic window, CTGTGCCAGGAGGATATAAAATGGACTTAGCCCGCGCACTTGACGATGAAGTGGCGTCAACACCCATGTCGGACGGCACACCAATCGTGTACGTGGTTGACGACGACGTCTCCGTACGTGAGTCGCTGGAGTTGTTGATTCGCTGCGAAGGCTGGCAGCCGGAAATATTCGCGTCCGCACAGGAATTTCTCAGCAGCCCACGAGTCCTTGTTCCGAGCTGCCTCATACTTGACGTTTCTCTTCCAGGTCTCAACGGTCTCGATCTGCAGAAACGCATCGCCAGCGATCGGAATGATATGCCGATCATCTTCATTACGGGTCACGGTGACATAAGGACGTCCGTCCAGGCCATGAAGGCAGGCGCTATCGAGTTTTTGACGAAGCCATTCGGCAATGATGTGCTGTTAAGTGCTATCCGAGACGCCATCGAGCGCAGCCAGGCAGCACTTGGTCGCGAGGCGGAGATACGGGCACTCCGGGACTGTTACGCGTCGCTCACGCCTCGCGAACGGCAAGTCATGGCGTTGGTAGCCTCCGGGCTGTTGAATAAACAGGTCGGTGGGGAACTCGGCATAAGCGAAATCACGGTAAAGGCACACCGCGGTCAGGTGATGCGCAAGATGAAGGCTGACTCTCTCGCAGAGTTGGTGAAGATGGCCGCGAGGCTCCCACTCCCAGGCGTGCCGGTCCCCGATACCTGAGTTCATGTACTCGCCAGATTTTGCCCGATGGAAGTGCGAGTGCTCCCCGGCAAGAATCACAGTTCCGGGCGGATACGCTTCCTGTTTGTGGGCCGTCAGGCGATCTCTTGTCTTTGCGGCCGTATTTCAGCTTCCATGGCAGCCTCAGCCTGCAAGCTTTTGAGAATGCGAGAGATGGTTGCGATAGCGAGAGTGCGACCGCCTTTCTTGTACGCCACGGCACAATCGCGGGCATCGAGGCTCCCATCGATGTCGATGGCCTCCCACTTCTCGGCGTGGCCTACGTAATTGATAGCCACGTCGTAGTGTTGACTCCAGAAGAATGGGACAGCGTCAAACTTTTCGCGACGGCCAAGAATATTCTTAGCTGCTACTTGACCCTGTCGTTCAGCGACCACCCAGTGCTCGACGCGAATTCGCTCGCCGGTGTGCGGATCGGGCCAGCGGGCGGCATCGCCAGCAGCGAAGATTCCGGCCACGCTGGTTTCTAGGTATTCGTTGACTAAGATACCGCGATCAATGGCGAGCCCAGCCTGCTCGGCCAAAGCCAGTGATGGACGCACTCCTATACCCAGCACTAGGAAGTCTGCGTCCACAGTTGCTCCGCCGATTAAGGTGACCGCGCGACCACTTACCCGGCTGACAGTCTCCCCCAAATGAAAGGTCACGCCGTGAGCTTCGTGAAGTTTGCGGATGAAGAGGCCAACCTCATCTCCCATGACGCGTTCGAGTGGCTGGCTACCAGGGGCTACTACATCGACGAGGATTCCGCGGGCGCGCAGCGATGCGGCAACTTCCAAGCCGATAAAGCTGGCACCTACAACCACCACACGTTTTGCTGAAGTTGCCTTGGCAATGATTGCTTTGCTGTCAGCGAACGTGTGGAGATAATGGACCTGAGACTCGGTCGCGCCTTCAATCGGCAAACGGACCGGGTCAGATCCGGTGGCCAACAGAAGTGCGCCAAATTCGAGTGTCCTCCCATTCTCGAGCAATATCTGCTTTTTTCTGATATCAAGCGATGAAACTCGTGAGTGAAGGAGAAGATCGATTCGGCGGTCGCGATAGTAGTCCGAAGACCGCAAAGGAATCCAGTCTTCTTGAGCCGTGCCTGCCAGGTAATCCTTGGAAAGGTTCGG contains:
- a CDS encoding FAD/NAD(P)-binding oxidoreductase; this translates as PNLSKDYLAGTAQEDWIPLRSSDYYRDRRIDLLLHSRVSSLDIRKKQILLENGRTLEFGALLLATGSDPVRLPIEGATESQVHYLHTFADSKAIIAKATSAKRVVVVGASFIGLEVAASLRARGILVDVVAPGSQPLERVMGDEVGLFIRKLHEAHGVTFHLGETVSRVSGRAVTLIGGATVDADFLVLGIGVRPSLALAEQAGLAIDRGILVNEYLETSVAGIFAAGDAARWPDPHTGERIRVEHWVVAERQGQVAAKNILGRREKFDAVPFFWSQHYDVAINYVGHAEKWEAIDIDGSLDARDCAVAYKKGGRTLAIATISRILKSLQAEAAMEAEIRPQRQEIA
- a CDS encoding response regulator; amino-acid sequence: MDLARALDDEVASTPMSDGTPIVYVVDDDVSVRESLELLIRCEGWQPEIFASAQEFLSSPRVLVPSCLILDVSLPGLNGLDLQKRIASDRNDMPIIFITGHGDIRTSVQAMKAGAIEFLTKPFGNDVLLSAIRDAIERSQAALGREAEIRALRDCYASLTPRERQVMALVASGLLNKQVGGELGISEITVKAHRGQVMRKMKADSLAELVKMAARLPLPGVPVPDT